From Juglans regia cultivar Chandler chromosome 8, Walnut 2.0, whole genome shotgun sequence, the proteins below share one genomic window:
- the LOC109021918 gene encoding EG45-like domain containing protein has protein sequence MGLGIRALIMVSMTIFTLTSVANAAEGTATFYTPPYVPSSCYGFQDDGVMIAAASDVIWENRAACGRSYSVRCIGATNQGVPQPCKDTSVVVKIVDYCPPGCQGTIDLSQEAFSAIANPDAGKIKIEYTQV, from the exons ATGGGATTGGGTATTCGTGCTTTGATCATGGTGTCTATGACCATATTTACTCTCACGTCCGTGGCAAATGCTGCAGAGGGGACCGCTACTTTCTACACTCCTCCTTATGTTC CCTCTTCGTGCTACGGATTTCAAGACGATGGTGTCATGATAGCTGCTGCAAGCGATGTAATATGGGAGAATCGAGCAGCCTGTGGGAGAAGTTATAGTGTCAGATGCATCGGGGCAACAAATCAGGGTGTACCACAACCTTGCAAGGATACGAGCGTTGTGGTTAAAATCGTCGATTACTGTCCTCCAGGATGTCAAGGAACCATCGATCTCTCTCAAGAAGCTTTCTCTGCAATAGCTAATCCTGATGCCggaaaaatcaaaattgaatATACTCA GGTTTGA
- the LOC109018768 gene encoding EG45-like domain containing protein, with product MGLGIRALIMVSMTIYTLTSVANAAEGTATYYTPPYVPSSCYGFQNNGVMIAAASDAIWGNRAACGRNYRVRCIGATNQGVPQPCKGTSVVVKIVDYCPPGCQGTIDLSQEAFSAIANPDAGKIRIEYTQV from the exons ATGGGGTTGGGTATTCGTGCTTTGATCATGGTATCCATGACCATATATACTCTCACGTCAGTGGCAAATGCTGCAGAGGGGACTGCTACTTACTACACTCCTCCATATGTTC CCTCTTCGTGCTACGGATTTCAAAACAATGGTGTCATGATAGCTGCTGCAAGCGATGCAATATGGGGGAATCGAGCAGCCTGTGGGAGAAATTATAGAGTCAGATGTATCGGAGCAACAAATCAAGGTGTACCACAACCTTGCAAGGGTACGAGTGTTGTGGTTAAAATCGTCGATTACTGTCCACCAGGATGTCAGGGAACCATCGATCTCTCTCAAGAAGCTTTCTCTGCAATAGCTAATCCTGATGCCGGAAAAATCAGAATTGAATATACTCA GGTTTGA
- the LOC109018765 gene encoding RING-H2 finger protein ATL13-like gives MERLFLEIKERNFAPPTQSYFLSQPPPPPPPTLQSDIFRLNDKVSPGILLIIIILAIIFFVSGLLHLLVRFLRRPQNRDPDDLEGVTAFQGQLQQLFHLHDAGVDQSFIDTLPIFHYKAIIGLKNPFDCAVCLCEFEPEDKLRLLPKCSHAFHMECIDTWLLSHSTCPLCRASLLPDFSPNRNCSPIVLVLESGSESSREIIPEAAPGQTSSVGRTDPRLGSHCVTEFGSARIDLSHKSGDLGAKDDPRPTVTVNSKEKVVPVKLGKFRNVDGGEGSSNNNVDARRCFSMGSFEYVMDENSTLQVPIKTPVKKQSSKKLSLPLTPGHRLAMSECDCESRREFKFNGFEAIGNFEAYRDPNLNINANGNGSAIGRSKRESFSVSKIWLRGKKEKPSASADASRRAVSFRFPVHRSVVAEEDLKAKNGDGGARRSISEINIGRRENGGNELCSDEERQSCNNLDSQAKVPSFARRTLLWLTGKQNKVVHSSSASNV, from the coding sequence ATGGAACGGCTGTTCCTCGAAATCAAAGAACGAAACTTTGCTCCTCCCACACAATCATATTTCCTTTCTCagccacccccacccccaccaccCACTCTTCAATCTGATATCTTCAGATTGAACGACAAGGTCAGTCCAGGCATACTGctcatcattataattcttGCCATCATCTTCTTTGTTTCTGGTTTGCTTCACCTTCTTGTTAGATTCCTCAGGAGACCCCAAAATAGAGACCCAGATGATTTGGAGGGTGTGACGGCTTTTCAAGGGCAATTGCAGCAACTCTTCCACCTCCATGATGCTGGGGTTGACCAGTCCTTCATAGACACCCTCCCTATCTTCCATTACAAAGCCATTATAGGGTTGAAGAACCCCTTTGACTGCGCTGTCTGCCTCTGTGAATTTGAGCCCGAAGACAAGCTCAGGCTGTTGCCAAAATGCAGCCACGCCTTTCACATGGAATGCATTGACACATGGCTCTTGTCTCACTCCACTTGCCCACTTTGTAGAGCTAGCTTGCTCCCTGATTTCTCTCCAAATCGCAACTGCTCACCCATTGTACTTGTTCTTGAATCTGGAAGTGAGAGCTCAAGAGAGATTATCCCAGAGGCTGCTCCTGGCCAAACCAGTTCAGTTGGAAGAACCGATCCCCGTCTGGGTTCGCATTGTGTCACTGAATTTGGGTCCGCACGCATCGATTTATCGCATAAATCTGGTGATTTGGGTGCAAAAGATGATCCCAGACCAACCGTGACGGTGAATTCAAAGGAAAAAGTAGTGCCTGTTAAGCTTGGAAAGTTCAGGAATGTGGATGGAGGTGAAGGTAGTAGCAACAACAACGTGGATGCAAGAAGATGTTTCTCAATGGGTTCGTTTGAGTATGTAATGGATGAGAATTCTACGTTGCAAGTACCCATTAAAACCCCAGTGAAGAAGCAATCAAGCAAGAAGCTTTCTTTGCCATTAACGCCCGGCCACAGGCTAGCAATGTCTGAATGTGACTGTGAATCCAGAAGAGAATTCAAATTCAACGGGTTTGAAGCAATTGGAAATTTTGAAGCATACCGGGATCCTAATCTTAACATCAATGCCAACGGCAATGGAAGTGCTATTGGAAGGAGCAAAAGAGAGAGCTTCTCTGTTTCAAAGATTTGGCTCCGAGGGAAGAAGGAGAAGCCGAGTGCATCAGCTGATGCATCGAGGCGGGCGGTCTCGTTCCGGTTTCCGGTGCACCGAAGTGTTGTAGCCGAAGAAGATTTGAAGGCCAAAAATGGAGATGGGGGTGCAAGGAGGAGTATTTCTGAGATTAACATTGGGAGGCGCGAGAATGGAGGGAATGAATTGTGTAGTGACGAGGAAAGGCAGAGCTGTAACAATTTGGATTCTCAAGCAAAGGTACCATCTTTTGCAAGGCGGACATTGCTCTGGCTCACGGGAAAACAGAACAAGGTCGTTCACTCGTCCTCGGCATCAAATGTCTAG